The Tubulanus polymorphus chromosome 3, tnTubPoly1.2, whole genome shotgun sequence nucleotide sequence AAGTCTTATGTGTTtatgactgtgttaattgattggattcttagcagatcgagTCAGGGAAAACGATGAGCCTGTCAGGGAAAAaccaagtcaaataaaagtggccactcTGATTATGCTGCAactattcatatattttagatcCATATGCCGAAGGTTGCGGAATCACGCAAGAGGAACTTGATAACGTAATCGACTTTTTATCCGGTCACGCGGTGTCAAAACATTTACAATCGATACCGGAATCAGTTACGTTGCCAGTACCGAGAAAACCTGTCGATAATAATATGTATTACGGACATTTTCATTCGGCTGCCGGCCTGGCGACGAACTTAAATGTTCCGGACGCGAATGTAAACAATGTTAGACAACAACCATCTGGATTTACCGAGGACGAACAGAACGAAATTTCGTATAAATCGGACAGCGGTAGTAACACGTGGCCGGTGAATCTTCAGCAGAGAATGAACGGATCGCATAACACCATCGACAACCAGCAGACGTACTTGCCGTACGGCGCGGGAGGGTTTGGAAGCGACCCGGAATTCTTAAATTACGTCGCTTCGATCGGTGCCCTGATCGGGCATAGCAACAACTATGATAATCCGGTATGGTCGACTGTAGACTTGAAGTTGAATAAAAGTTGGCCGCAGCCGAATATTCATGCGCCCAGGTATGTGAACAAATGTTGAGAAATTCTAATACCCACGCGTAACATATTGTAGAAATGAAGAGCtatatttctttgttttgtaGTAATTTTGAACAGCAGTCGTGGGCTGGAGCGCAGCCCGATTCGAGCAGTAGTGACGAGTCAGCTAATGAGGAAGCCTTGATAAGTCTTGCCTTCAGAGAATCGGCTTCAACCGGTTTGAGCGGTATTGACTCAGATATGTAAGTCCACAATTTATCATAGTTCTCAAATGGGCCCAGTTTCATCTTTTAAGCTAGATCTAAGTCTtaaagacaaaataatacaACTGGGCTTTGTCACtatttgaactgatttttgacccattgaattttttgtttttcagcaaATCTGACACTGGTCGATTGGAGACAAACCACGAATCTGTCAACAATACAGAACCGCAGCCCCCTCTGCCCCCTAAGCAACCATGGGCTGATCCGGGTATTGAATGATTGGTAGACAAATATCCGGACataaaacgttttagaaaaattcATTAGGGCTTCATTTTTACGCATATATAAATTCATACGTAAATTATGTTGGATTGCTTAACTGCTAACAACATAGATCAGTTTACTAATGAATATGTTGTATATGAAGCTCAATACTGTCTGGTGTACTGATGATCAGATTGGCTAGCGGTGCGAGAATGAATCTCGCAGTAGCGTCTCACGCTGATCGAGCATTCAGATTAATCTGTCTCTGATCGGGAAAAGCGAGATTCGACGAACGATAGTCATGTAGTCAGACGGAGAGGTATTTCAGTCCGTATTAGGCATAATATCTCGATGAATAGTAGGATTCGTGTCGCCATATGCCGGCTTTTGTGCATGCATTGTTAACAGTGGTGGGTTTTAGTGAACAGGTTGGTTATTTAGATCAGTCATCTAATGACGAAAGGTTATCAATAATCCATCAACGAATGGGCACATGTTTTTCGATCGTTGAACATATGTCTTTAGTGCAACCCTACTCGAATTAAGGTTTGAGTTTTTAGATAATGTCTATGAAATTAACGAAAATCAGTATTAAAATTTCTAAGCTGTGAAAGCTGGCCATTTTGTGTAGTGTGGGGTCTCGATTATATTGGTCAGAAGGCCAGGTGCTTAATTCAAGATGTTGTGGGCTAttatttttgttcaaattattttgttcCAAATGCGGTGGTGCTAtgttatgaaatgaatttgtctCCTTTATTCTCAAAACTGACAGAGTTGATATATACACATATGAAAGGATAGTGTTGTATTGGTTTGAGAGAAATTGCTCACGTTTAGTTTTCATATTAAGAAGTACAATTTTTTCATACTTGGAGGGTTCATTCAGTTTTCTATCCGAATTAGAAGATCGTAAAATGTGAGTTTGTCTTCCATGTAGAAGCATTATTTTTACTGAATTatgtaatttgtattttttgacAAGACCGTTGACCGGTAAAAGACAATATTTGATCACTCAATTTTGTATTAATTGCCGAAAAGTAACAGATATTGAATTGCTCATGTAAATCAAACTTAAGTGGAGAGTACTACTGAGTTAggtgatattttgttttagacTGGGAAAATATATGCATATGGTGGAAGTAATGATTAATAATTTGAAACTAACTGATTAAGATGAGAGTTATATCTGATCTATGAAAGATGTTGCTGCTGTGTCTAAAATTGTTAACCCATACATTCAATTTCTAAATgaggaaaaaattattttatgaTCACATACAGAGAGAGATGTATTGTTTAAATGCCTCATAATTTATGTTTGCTTATTTAGTAATTATAATaacctaaaaaaaaaacttaacgATCAACTTATATAAAAGCAACAAAACCTTTCACTGATGTTTGTGTTTTAGGGAAGAAAATGTTCTTGTGTAAATTCGTTTTGTGTCACGATTTAGGAAATAGGATATGCATGAGCTGTCATGTCATGTATATATTCAACGGGTTGTGCGTGGGTAATTGGGATAAAGCCGAGAAAGATATTCTGATTACGTTTTATATCTAGTCTGTATCACTAGTTCTATGGTAAGCCTACATGCGTATACTCAACTGAAGTCtatctttattattattttgttaagCTAAACATGTCTTGCTTCTATCCTAAGCATTTTTAAATCTTTCCGTGCATAGACATATTGTATCGTGCTATAAATTCCTGTGGCCATCATATATGGGCATTTGAATGTATCTTTAAAATCCTGCtggcatttttcattttctgcaTTTACCAAAATGCTGGGTTGTTATTCGGATTCACATCTGGTTCCTAgttcatttgttgaattagcAGTTAAAATTCAGCCGATCAGTAAAAAATGCGTATCATCGTATCATTGAGTCTGTGTTCAGAGAACGAATATCTAGTCAAGTTTAAAATCTAGTATGGTTTATCATGATGTATGTTAGCTTACTCATgtgagaaaatataaaaaatataacaaaccAAACATTTGACCCAATTGAGAAAGTGTgattgatttcttgttttgtGAACCTTTTAGCTTATCCCGACAAGGTTTCATATAAAACTGTAGAGCTTACTTAAGAGGTGTTTTAAATACGCTGTTGAAGGTTTCAGTCCATGTTGACTTAAGCAAAGATTCAAGTATGTTTGAATTTCTAGAAGTTGGTTTGATATGGTTCATTTTTAGCTCACTTGGGACctgtgttcacttttcatttGTTATTCGTacatggaatccagttattttgggaagttttgaagatgcatCAATGGATtatggggtcattcatttattacgtaagcattaggggagggggaggggtcagtgtaATTGCGtgctgtaatgcttaatgtatacgaAAAAAAGGCCTTTTGCATGCAGAGCGGGAGGGGGgttataattcaaattttatgcgttcgtaattaatgaatgatccctatcttgttatttggtttatacatgtatctaccctagacacatccaCAGCACAAAAACTGCCATGATAAGAATGaagatggccaactggcagccattgttttGGCATATTCATGTTTATTGACTGAATTTGCTCACCCAGGGgcattttatattgaaattgtcagattgtcaaCATTTCACCAAGTGAGCATTCTGTCCCTGGACCCTTAGTTTATATTTTGGTTGTCTTCACTACTTGGttttattgaatgaaaaacCTTACATTCATTGTAATTCTATTACTTGTATGTGTATAAATCTAAGCATACATAAACGTGTACCTTTTTACTTTATGAGCTTCATTATTTCTCCTATCCACAATCCTTGGAATTATAATTCAACTGCATGTTGTTCAGTTTTGTCACTTCACTGCTGTGCTTTCTCATTAGTCAGATGTACTATGCAAGATTAATCTCTTtgtgaaattgataataaagtgGAAGGACTGTTAGAAAAATTGACTTTTTATCGAACTTCTTTATGGTTTCGACAGTTGGTTGCCATGAAGATATCTCGATTATTACGATCATCCTCAGACAAACTACAGTGATACCGGTACTTGTTACAATGGACTTGTGGGGACCAGAAATCTGTTTGTCATCACCAGTAGTTGTCAACAAAGGTTACATCCATCATTTAGCCCTTCATGTAAATCTTCATGAATCAGATTTTTTGGAGACCTTTGACTTTGACTCATAAGCTTCGTCTACACTAGCTCATTAAACCCAGCTCTCGTTGTACGCAGGTTTGATGAAAACTTGTGTTAGCAATGTATAGCGTCTACACTTCGCTCAGCTTAGGTTGTACGAATCCAGATCTCTAGTTCTTCAAGTTCAATTATCGCACTCAAACTCTTCACTGAACCCATGTTTTTAGTGTAGTGAAGATGCAAAACCAAAACCCAGGTATAAGAAGCAAGTGTAGACGAGCTTATGTTAGTCCGCTGATGTAGGCTATAAACATCATAAAAAGCACTAAAATCCTCATCCATGAAACTTACAGAAATCAGAAGTGTCTGACCACTGAAGAAAGTACCAAAACAACCACGTATTTATGTATATGTACcaaatcatcaattatttaCAACTTCATaaaaatttacaatcatatgTATTACATGTAGCATCAACTACACCGTAGCCAAATACAAAACAGatacatataaataaaatgttagaatatcatataaaactatAACCTCTGAAATTTAGAGTTTACAATACAACATACACCTTATTAATTAACACCTCATTATTAATCAGTTGATTTTATCAAATCTTAAGTGTTACATGTTGTATTATATACCGTTTATCAGTGAAATCACCACGAAAAAGTTCTAAATCAATCTGTAACTGCATTCTTACACGAGTATAAAACCAATCTATTGATCATCAAGATTATGATTTCCATTCATCCCCAAATGGTCTCATTCAAAGATATCGTGtaaataattatgataaatctaaaatcattCTAGATCATCCCTAAAAATTTTAAACCCAATCActggaaaatataaatgtacatTTCCACATCATCAGCAGCAAGCGATTCCTTGTTACAACTAATTGAACAAACAAAACCCATACTGACTGGTCTGAATTGACTTGTAGATGTAGTCAATACAAGAAAAGTGAGGGACCTACCCTTAGTTATGTACCACTTGCATACCAATTTCTGAGATTGTCCTTTGTATAATATACAATTTTGTTAACATACCATTTCGATATTTCATAAGTTCTTGGAAATGcattagaattcatacatatagatatatacatcATATGATTTCACCATAACTAAAACAAGTGGTGAAGTCCTGATGTACATAAGttttgaattatatacaaCCGTCATACATGTTTTCATATTTGGTATAAACTAACCGGTCTACCAGCTAAAGTATTTCCGTTCAATTCGCAAACAGCACGGATCGCATCTGGTGGACTATGAAATGCAATGGTTCCCTCACCAGTAGGTTTACCAGTTTCCGGATTACGACGTAAACGCAATGATTCGGTAATTGGTCGGAAACCACGGAAAAATTCAATCACTTCAGCGGGCGTGGATCGAAAATGTATATTGGTGATACCAATGACACATGCCGGCCGTCCAGGCCTGGGCGGAATGCTGCCGTACATTTCATCAGGATACAAAGGTCCAGGTAGTGGACGTCGAGGGTCACGAGGCGGACCTCTTATCGGATGACCCATAGGAGCCATATGCCCATCAACAGGCAGAGGCAAGGGTGTTATTCCCTGCTTCTGTTCAGCTACTGACGATTTAGTATGGAACAGACGCACAGCATCAGCCCGTGATGGCAGTTTATTGACGTACAAGAAACGCTTGCCCATGTATTGCTGGTTACGTTTAAGGGCCTCTTCTTGATCATCCTGCGATGCAAATTCTATTAAACAATCGCCAGCGGCTCGGCCGTCTGGAAATCTCACAATCTTTATGCTACCGGGCACTACGTTTAATCCATTGAAAAACTGTTGAATGTCGGCCTCGGTAGACTGATATGATAGTCCGAAGAGATGACAACAAAAACCATCCGACTGATCCTCTGAAGCTGGCTCACCGAGATCAGTCGGTCTACTACCATTTTCATCCGTAACATTTTCGCCTGGCTTTTCGGTTTTTTGTTTCTCCAAGTAATCTTTATGATATTTGACGTGACTTTCTATTTCTTTGCGACTCATCGGACGTACGGTGATGACACGGTCATCTATCGTTGAACGCGGAATTTCAATAGCCTGCCTGAAATCTTCCGAAGTAGCGAATTCAAGATAAGCTGTGCCTAGAGCTTTTCCATCCAATCCGTACTCGATATAAATGCTATTAGCGATAAATTTCAGTCCGTGGAATAGTGCATGGATCTCATTGATATCCACAGTCGACGGGAGTCCTTTTATACAAACGCACAAATCATCAGGGATGCCGATTAACTGTCTCATAGGAGATAACGAGCGTTGTTTCTTCGATGGAATAAAAGAATCGATTGCTTCTTCGAATTCCATTTCTGAACATTTTACAATTGAGACTTGACGGTCGTCCATGTAACGACCAGCTTTCTCCATAGCATACTGCATGCTTTGGGGAGTCGCGAATTTTACGTACGCCGTACCGCAACGATTGCCACTAGAGTCATTAATCAATTTGAGACCATCGTGAAGAATCTCGCATCCGCTGAAGAAACGACGAATATTGCGATAACTGACCGTCAACGGCATATTCGAGACGAACACGCAACATCCAGATTCTCGCGGCCGTTTCAGGCCACGCTCATCATCAAGAAACGGTGGAATCATTCTTGTCATACCTCGAGACATGATGCTCGGATGAGGCAGTAAACCTGCTGGCTGTGAATTCGATTGCCGTTTGGAATCACCATTAGTGTCATGATTACGGTGCGACATATCATCGTTGAGAACGTCACGAGATTTCTCAGATCTTTCATGTCGATCTCGTCTTCGTTCTCGGTCCGAATCCCTTTCCTTCTCCGATGAAGAACGTCGATCTCGTTCTGACCGACCTTCCATTCGACTTCCGCTCTTGTCGCGGTCCCGTCTATCTCGATCGCGAGTTCGGTCTTTTTTCAAACCTTCGTCCGAACTTCGATCGCGTTCGCGTCGATCACGTTCTCTCGAATCGCGTTTCTCCTTCGTTTCGCGTTGATTGCTGCGTGGTCGGTCTCGTCCGTGATCGTCCGATGATCGCTTTTCTCGATCTCTTTCGCGTGATCGTTCGCTGCGTTCACTTCTGTCTCTGTCTCTTCGATCTTCTCGTCGTCTTTCATCATCGCGGCTACTTCTCGCTTGTTCGACATTGATATTCGATGACGCGGTCAGTTCTGGTTTTTGATCTATATTCGACCATCGACTCGAGCTATGCATGTCTCTCGGTGTACGGCCAATAAGCGGTCTGGAACTATCAACAGAAGGTTTCTCGAGTAAACTGCGTCCTTCCATTGGTCTATTATTCATCAACGGTCTATGAGACATACCGGtgtgatgaaaatgatgatcgATCGATGAATTTGGTTCGATCAACGGACTGGCCATTAGAGGTCTCCGTAATTCTCCAGCCGACAATCTAGGATCGACAGGCGCAGACATATCGGGGGCCTGTGAACGAACTGGTCTCGGACCGGCGCCGAGAAGAGCGGGTCGACGAGGAAAATCTTTAGGAGGACCTTGTATTCGAGGTGGCCCTTCGTGCCATCGATCACGCGGAACGCTATCAGTCGCCGGGGGATAAGACGGAGTTTCTGCATCGCGCGCAGCCTGTGGATTTGGTTTATTTCGAAAATCACGCGCTTGATGACCACTATCAGGGTTTTGAAAACCTTTACCGTGTAAATGTGGCTTCTCGGTAATTGCATTCACATGCGCACTGTTCTTTGTATCTATACCGAACATACCTTGCTCGCCAGCTGGGAATCCCTGATGAGCTGGGTATCCAGCAATCAATGGCTGcttcatttgattttgttgCATTAACAACGGATTCAAATGGTTTAGATTCATATGCGTCATGTTcgttatttgatttaaagcACTCATCGGAATCTGACCAGTGGCGGAGATCAATGGGTTGAATCCAGTCGGAGCGACGAGACCTACCGACGATGGTAACGAAGAAGGAATAGTCGGAGATGTGGTTTGCGCTACCACTGCTGGATCCTCACCACGCGCTATAGCTATGACCTGGTTCATCTCGTTCTTACTGCTCAGCATCAAAACGATCTTCTCGTTACACATCATCTTCCCGGACAGCATCATCGCGCGGCGAGCGTCGTCGTCAGTCGAAAACGCAATGAACGCGTCTCCTTTTTCACCTCCGATTATGTGAACGCCACCATCCGGAATAGACATACCGGTAAAGAACCGTCGAATATCAGCGGCACTGGCATCCCACGACAGGTTCTGGAGACGAATAATTACAGACATTGTATCGATCTACAAGAACAAAAATGAATCTTTGAGCTATTTATGTATACGATTGTTAATTCATGCAATCCTGACAGCTGAAAAATCAGAATACATGTAAATCTCATCTAACATATCTTGTAT carries:
- the LOC141901763 gene encoding uncharacterized protein LOC141901763 — its product is MSVIIRLQNLSWDASAADIRRFFTGMSIPDGGVHIIGGEKGDAFIAFSTDDDARRAMMLSGKMMCNEKIVLMLSSKNEMNQVIAIARGEDPAVVAQTTSPTIPSSLPSSVGLVAPTGFNPLISATGQIPMSALNQITNMTHMNLNHLNPLLMQQNQMKQPLIAGYPAHQGFPAGEQGMFGIDTKNSAHVNAITEKPHLHGKGFQNPDSGHQARDFRNKPNPQAARDAETPSYPPATDSVPRDRWHEGPPRIQGPPKDFPRRPALLGAGPRPVRSQAPDMSAPVDPRLSAGELRRPLMASPLIEPNSSIDHHFHHTGMSHRPLMNNRPMEGRSLLEKPSVDSSRPLIGRTPRDMHSSSRWSNIDQKPELTASSNINVEQARSSRDDERRREDRRDRDRSERSERSRERDREKRSSDDHGRDRPRSNQRETKEKRDSRERDRRERDRSSDEGLKKDRTRDRDRRDRDKSGSRMEGRSERDRRSSSEKERDSDRERRRDRHERSEKSRDVLNDDMSHRNHDTNGDSKRQSNSQPAGLLPHPSIMSRGMTRMIPPFLDDERGLKRPRESGCCVFVSNMPLTVSYRNIRRFFSGCEILHDGLKLINDSSGNRCGTAYVKFATPQSMQYAMEKAGRYMDDRQVSIVKCSEMEFEEAIDSFIPSKKQRSLSPMRQLIGIPDDLCVCIKGLPSTVDINEIHALFHGLKFIANSIYIEYGLDGKALGTAYLEFATSEDFRQAIEIPRSTIDDRVITVRPMSRKEIESHVKYHKDYLEKQKTEKPGENVTDENGSRPTDLGEPASEDQSDGFCCHLFGLSYQSTEADIQQFFNGLNVVPGSIKIVRFPDGRAAGDCLIEFASQDDQEEALKRNQQYMGKRFLYVNKLPSRADAVRLFHTKSSVAEQKQGITPLPLPVDGHMAPMGHPIRGPPRDPRRPLPGPLYPDEMYGSIPPRPGRPACVIGITNIHFRSTPAEVIEFFRGFRPITESLRLRRNPETGKPTGEGTIAFHSPPDAIRAVCELNGNTLAGRPVSLYQI